In Gadus morhua chromosome 5, gadMor3.0, whole genome shotgun sequence, the genomic stretch CCCCTCCTGACAGGAAATGGCTCAGTCCATGAGGAGGTCCACCACTCTGGGCACCATGGACCCCAAGGTCCAGAGGGACACAGCCAGGACCGGCTACTTTGGAAATGTCAAAAACAGGTCCGGCCATAAGTAGTATGGGTTACTGGGGAAGCAGCCTGGCTCTGGGTTTAAGAATGGTCACACATACTTTATCCGTGTTGGAACTGTATTATTAACTGAAGGCAGGACAGCCAACAAACCATGGTTGTAGCACAACTGAGACCAGGCATTATTCTATAGCATGACATGCAAAGTTTAAATCTGACGCTAAATTGACGTCTCATGctacatttataatatatatatatatatatatatatatatatatatatatatatatgtgtgtgtatatatatatatatatatatatgtatatatgtatatatatatgtatatatgtatatatgtatgtgtatgtaaacGTCTATCCTGCAGCCATTTTGATAAGCGATCAAGCATCTGGAAGTGAACTCGACACTGAGGGAACAACGTCACTCAGACGTGTGTTCATGGGAGAGCTCTTCTCTTCCTCacgtctcctctcccctcttcagGCTGGGATCCAAGCTGGCGGCCAGCGCCTCACAGGAGCTCAGTAAGAGTcctctgggggcggggcctggggccGGATGTGGTcctcggggggcggggcctggggccAAATGTGGTCCTCTGGGGCCAGAGCCTGAGGCCCCTGAGGCCAGATGTGGGGCCACGGAGGCCCGGCCCGGAGGCGGACGTCCCTTCCATGCGGAGGCCAGCGGGGCCGTCCACCACATCAGGAACCCTAAGCTGAGGCAGTACTACCTGCAAGGTAGGCTTAGAGATAACAAACATCTACAGATACACAAGATTCAAGAACTTGTCCTATgattattcatatatatatgatctgTACAGGGTGAGCAGGCAATGCTCTCAACATTTCAGTTATagtgtattattatttaaatgtatacacTGGTAAAGGGAATGCATCCATTGTCTTCATAGGCTCCTCGTCAGAGTGTCAGCCAGCACGGCAGGAAGGACCCGGCTGCAAGGTCTGTCTGCTCTCATGGTTACATAGCGGGGTTAGGCAGTGGCCCAGGATAAGAGATAATCAAGGACTCTGCACATTGATGAACATAACGGGGTTAGGCAGTGGACTGGTGACGAGATAACTGAAGGACTCCCTGCAAACATTGATGAACGTAACGGGGTTAGGCAGTGGCCTGGTGACGAGATAACTGAAGGACTCGCTGCACCATGATTAACATAACGGGGTTAGGCAGTGGAACGGGTTAAGAGATAAGTGTTGGGAAATACAAAGCTGAGGTTTCCCTGTTTGCCAAATGTAACGGTGGATATCTTTAGTTATGTCGCATCAGGCGTGAAATATGCTTCATGGAGTGTATAAAACCTCACAATGAAGTGTGATTTGCAGCATAAATCTTACGACATTCTTCCCATAAAAACAAGAGAGGCTTTTCCTTAACAACGTCCAAAGTTCAATGAGAGCTGGTTGTTCCGTCACCATGGGCGGACGCGGTCTGTTTCAGAGTCTCTACCGCAAATACTACAGGAAATATGTCTATCCAAAGGTAATTACGCAAAACGTTGAGGCGATAATATTGCTGGCAGGCTCACAGGTTATTTAGAGTCTCTCTGTCATGTAGGAATGTGTCTGTGGGGTCCTgtttttatgattattataatgTTGATTGGAGCAATTCTGCTGTTCTTGGTGACTAAAAAGgttaatatatttttaaaatccTCCTAATTCCAATCATACCGGATTCAAAATGCAAACTAACTCATGTCTCATGTTCTTTCTACAATGAATATTGGTTATTGGATCAATAAGGTGGACCTATTGGGGGTCTGTAGTTGTTACCTAACCACTGATGTTTATTTACACATCAACATAAAACTTTACACGCCCAACACAACTTTGTTGCCATTGATCCCGGCTGCTTGCCCTCTGTCGGTACACAGCGTAATGCCTAGCGCACACAACCTCAGCAAGGGAGCAGGACTTATGTTTCTGCTCTTAATGCCGGAGCTACTAATGTAACATGATGTTGCGTCTAACAGAAATCCAATAGGCAGCCTTTAAATGATGCTGCTTTatgtcctccccttcccctccccctcctcccctctcttctagACCCCTCATAACGACACAGTGTTCAGTATCACCTCTCAGTCTGATGTCCAGCCCGCACCACCTTcaaccacctcttcctcctccacccctgcaGTTCTCCCCCAGATGGTAGGAGACCCCTTTAATCAGATGCAGCATTGATGGCTTTGCCCCATTGAAACGAGAAAGGAAAAACATTTTCTCTATCAAATTGTCACAATGGATTGTTTGTCGTCTTAAAACAGtgtaatgtgtatatatatatttttataatgtcTTTGATGttttaaaaaaggaaagaaggccAATGTTAATGTTTAATATGGCCCATTTAAACTCTTTGTGTTCCCACTCTCAATGGAATGTCATGTAAATATGACATGAGCAGCCTGCTTGTTTATCAATCACTAACCGACGCCCCAAACccttatgacacacacacacacaaaacacaacacacaacacacacacaaggcaggcttagagggaaagaaagaggaagTGCCTTGTGTGAGAGGAACGCCGTGTTCTCTCTTGTTCTCGTGTCATGGACTCCGTCTTACAGAGGCTGCGTGTTTTCAAGGGGAGGCAGGCCGCCGCCGTGCCATCCCCGGCAGAGCTGAGGTGGTCCGGCGCTGACCAGGGGACGACGCCCGGGCCGGAGGGGACCCCCCCCGGGGGCGGCCCCTCGCCCTCGCCGGACGCAGAGTATGACAAACTCCTGGTGAGTAGCGGTCATGTGACCAGACATTTGACCGGCCATGACCAAagcagtgcgtgcgtgcgtgtgtgtgtgtgtgtgtgtgtgtgttgtaaacagggaatgggttaacctagtgttTGCTAGCGATTCTATGAAcacccttactgtaccgacagcgacatattgtttcaccttcgtCTCACCTTTCATGTGTTCAGTGTAATGAACGCTTAATGCTGGTAGTCTGAAGCTTTTCTCTATGACCACGTCCTTTACTAATGGAAGAGGAAAGTTGCAGTGCTAGCAATTGTTAAGCAAATCCTAATGGTTTTAAAACCACAGCGCTGATCCCCACATGAACAGCGTCTGGTTGACCCTTTGGTTTCAGTGCGGGTTGACCCTCCAACAATTTACCACCCTGGTTAATACATGATGGTAACCTGCTCCACTACGTCCGTCCTTAACcattaatctgtgtgtgtgtcaggatgtGGAGGCGGTACCCATGCCTGACGGAAAGCTGTGCCTACTCACTCTCCCGCCGGAGTGctgccagggggaggggcctgaggCCGTCCCATACCTCAAACTGTTTTGCCGTTACATCACCGACTGCAAGGTGAGCTGCGAAGAGCGCCTGGTTGGTGAAAACAAAGACCTTAAGAGAACAACTTTTCCATAGGGATGATTTGCAAACCTCAGCACCATCACACGGtcaaatccctctctctccctccctcctgtctctctccctccctccccagggcgTGGTCTCTGGCATCCTGCTGGTGACGTCCACCAAGCTGTTCTTCGACCCGTGCAAGGCCCAccccctggtggtggagcaCGGCTGGGAGGAGtacctcctctccgtctccctggaGCGCCTGGCCTCCGTCAGCCTCTACTCGGACATCAGCCACGTCCGCTTCAGCCAATCCCAGCACAGgtactcactcacccactcactcactcactcacccactcactcactcacccactcactcacccactcactcactcactcactcactcactcactcactcacccactcacccactcactcactcactcactcactcactcactcacccactgactcactcactcactcactcactcactcactcacactctcactgactgactgactgactgactgactgactgactgactgactgactgactgactcactcCCTCCTGTGGGTCTGTAACACCACATGAGCGTGACAGAGCCCTCTCTGTAGGTGGAGGGGTAAGAAGAGCTCCCTGAGGACTCCTCCGCCGGGGGTCTGTGACTCCctgaccagcagcaccaccaccaagcaggaggtggaggctcCGGCCCTGGCCTCCTCGGGCCCCTCGGGCCCCTCTAGTCGGCCCTCTGGGGAGGACGGCGGCTCCGCAGACACGTCCGAGGCAGGGAAACCCCCGCAGAGCGGCGGCCCCCCGGGGACGCACTCAGAGGGGGGCGCCCGGGACTCTGCTGGAGCGAGCGACCCCGAGccgaagaaggaggaggagtctgGCTGGAGGAGGCTCCTGGCAGGTGAGGGGGCCAGGAGGAATGGACCGGTCTTTGTGGTGTTCAGCAGCGACGCCGGGACCTAGCTCTGTCTCTGTGACCTCCAGCTCCCGGGAGCAGAGCGCCaggcggccccggggccctgatGTTTGTGCGGCTGCGGAccctggagaaggagaagacccCCGCTGGGCCCCAGAGGGCCGGCGGGCCCCAGCCGGGAGGAGACGCATGGCTGGCCCTGTCCCAAGAGAGGTACAGATGTGTGTCTCGCATGTATATATAGAGCCGCTcttccctctcacctcctcagtTCGGAGCcgttcttctcccccctcctctcagtTCAGAGcagctcttctctcctctcctctcagttCAGAGcagctcttctctcctctcctctcagttCAGAGCGgttcttctctcccctcctctcagttCAGAGCAGCTCTtcgctcccctcctctcagtTCAGAGCagctcttctctcccctcctctcagttCAGAGCagctcttctctcccctcctctcagttCAGAGCAGCTCTtcgctcccctcctctcagtTCAGAGCAGCTCTTCTCTCCGCTCCTCTCAGTTCAGAGCAGCTATTCTCCTACCTGAGCCGCTGGCGTCCGGAGACGAGGCtcctggagggagaggaagaggagcgagaCGGGGACGCCTGCGAGGAAGAGTTTGTGCTGATCgaggacgatgaggaagagCACCGGGTGGCCAAGAGTGACCGGCACGctggggaggactgggaggtgAGTGGGCTcatactgggaggactgggaggggaGTGGGCTTATACTGGGAGGACTTGGAGGAGAGTGGGCTcatactgggaggactgggaggactgggagtgGAGTGGGCTCATACTGAGAGGATTGGGAGGAGAGTGGGCTcatactgggaggactgggaggttAGTGGGCTCATACTGGGAGGTTAGTGAGCTcatactgggaggactgggaggtgAGTGGGCTCATACTGGGAGAGGAGTTGGCTaatactgggaggactgggaggtgAGTCAGCTGATACTGAGGATGACTAGGAGGTGAATGGGCTCATACTGGGAGGTGAGTTGGCTgatactgggaggactgggaggtgAGTCGGCTGATACTGAGGATGACTAGGAGGTGGGTGGGCTCCTACTGGGAGGTGAGAAAGCTCATGCTGGGGAGGAAATGTTGCACTGAACACAATACTAATAGTTGTAATAGTAAGGCGATGATGGACTTCATGTTTGCGTTCAGATGTTGTCTATAGAGAACGGCGGGAGCCAGCCAGCACTGCTCAGAGATCCTGAGGACCAGCAAACGCTGCCCAGAGACCCTGAGGGACTCGCTGACATTTTGGAAGCAAGCTGCATTTTGGAAGCCTCACATGTCACAGAGGTAAGGGGTGGCTTttcttcactcactcactcactcgttcattcatccattcattccctAGCTCAATATCTCATTCGTTTAACATTTGCACTTCAATTTTTCCATACCTTTCTTGTGTTTGTACGTTTTCCTTCTACCTTCCGATCAGTTGTGCTGTTCTCTACCTCCCcgtctcgtctctctccctaGCTGTGCACAGAGTTGCCTCCCAGAACCATTGGTCATGCCTGGCAGCTCACCTACAGCACCTCGTGCCACGGCTTCAGCCTCAAGTCTCTCTATCGGAGGCTGAGGGCCTCCGACTCGCCTGCGCTCATCGTCATCAAGGACGCTCTCGATCAGGTGAAACACACATGAGGCCTGTTGTCAACGATATGGACGCACCACGCCTTCATGAAGGACCAAACAACTCATAGGCTGAGAGATGTGTTTACTCTGTGTACCAGGGGTACTATTGCTTTGCTGTGAACAGACATGTGGTTCATGTGTCTTAAGTCATGTGGTACTAACATGAGCAGAATCGTTATGTACCAAGTGATGTTTGATTTGGTGCAACATTGAGCCACTGGAAGAGTGGAACGATTGCAAGAGACACTGGAACGATTGCAAGAGACACGAAGGATGGGGAATAGGTAGAGTAGGAGCATTTTTATAAATGTGGTTTTCTCTTACATTGCGAGTTCTCTCTGCGTGTTGCTCAAGGTGTTTGGaagctttctctctcacccactgaGGCCCAGTGACACCTTCTACGGCACGGGAGAGACCTTCCTCTTCATGCTCCACCCTCGCTTCAAGGTCAGCTAACGACACGATCGCACCTTGTGGAGAATGAAGAACACCCGTTTgatcctctgtctctctccagtgCTTCAGGTGGACTGGAGAGAACACCTTCTTCATCAAGGGAAACCTGGATTCATTTGCCATCGGCGGGGGCAGGTAAGACGATAGTGGTGCTACATTGGCCATTCGTTTAAGAATCTAGGCCTTTGTCTTTCATTAAGTGGTAGCTTTCATCATTTGATCTTCTTTTCATACTTTTACCCCTTGATTTTTGATTGCCATATGTCTGAAGATGATGATAATAAACTATTATAACAACACTCCTCTCCACAGCGGCCACTTCGGCCTGTGGCTGGACGAGACGCTGTATCGCGGCCGCAGCCAACCCTGCTACACCTTCAACAACTGCTGCCTCTCTGAGGAGGACGACTTCCACGTCATTGCCATGGAGGTGTGGACCTTCAActgaggggacacacacagacacacagaaagtgcAGGTTCCACATTTTTCAACCACACGTCTGAGAGTATGCGCATGCTCAACGCTGGGTGTTCTGTAATGCTACTCTACGACCTTTCTGAGACTGAGTTGTTACAGAAGTCCTTTCTGTGGTTTGGATGCCGAGCCATGTGTTACTCTTCACTAAATGGACACTAAAGTAGGATTAACTTACATACTGGATAAGCCTGTCTTTTGACAAAGAGGTTATGTAAATATAATACCCATCTCTTAATTGGTACTGTATATTCCTATGATCGCATAAGTGAATGATTTACTTTATTTGGAAAAATGAAGCTCTACAAATGCATATGCGCATGTACCGCCTGCTCCATAACATCTCATACCCTCCATTCAAAATGGAGGGCAAAACATCGATACGATTACGAAGACTACAATATCTTCTATGACAGAACAACTTGAGTATGGACGGGTCAATGGACCTACAGAACCAACCGGAACTAGAGTTCCTCTTCCCGTCTTAGGGGCGGGACTCGGTGAAGACGGACAGATGCCACCATCTTGGATTCATCCTCTGGTCgaacaaaaactgaacatttaaTACTTTTATGCAAAATGCTTTAGAGATTGTCATGTGGCTTAGTGGTTGATGTtgcccacaaaaacacatttattgtAAAACAAAGGTTTATTTAGTGTTTAGAGACAATGTCACTGAAAAACGTAGAACTATTCATGTTTGCACCTTTTATTGTACAGGGTTAACCTACCCACAGGGTTACGTAAGGGTTAGCCCAAGCCCTTAAGGGCtatggttaaccctaacccaagggTTATCCTTAACCCCTAAGGGTTACCCCCAACCACAGGGTCCACAGTTGTTATTGGTGGTTCAAGGCCGCGACAGGAGCACAGTGTCAATCACATGAATCGATTTCCAAGAGATGACGAGGAGGAAAAGAGACTTACGAGGAGGAAAAGCCAGTTATAGTGCAGAGTGTACCGCTTTATAAAAACATGGTATCATAAAATATggacaattaaaaaataacagaaCAAATTTGACATATTACAAGATTGTCTTTGGTGGTCACATGTCACAGCAATGAAAAGTCTGCAGTCAACGTTTGGATGTACACGAGAACTTGAGGACAAGTGAGAGCGCCTTGCAGCTGAACCGTGAAGACATTCCCTGGTGGGCTTCAGCAGAGACATCAGGCCTCATCCGGCCAAAGCTTTCAGACGAGGCCTTCATAAACTACTGAGACCAACAACAGGAAAGGACTTCTtatgaaatgtatatataattatataacaaGTTCGCCTATTATTAAATGTTATACACACAGCTGCAATATCAAATGATGGtgcaattgttttttttggcaGAAAATCTAATGGCAATCTGAATGTTACAATAAACAGATTCAGGCAAATAGCCAAGACTTTTTCTTTTAAGTTTTGTGAACATGGTCTTTAGAGATAGTCAAAATATTGCATGATGAAATCACAATCATACTACTTATTTCAAGTTCCAAATTCAAGCAAATAACTTCTCTGGATAACTCACTCGGTGGCTATCGCAATGATGTTTGAGATTCAAAAAagtttcaataaaaaaacatttagaagCATTTTACAGGACTCAATTAGTGTGTGGAGGAGCTGCACAACTATTGCACTTTGAGTAATTAATGTGCACAGGTAAGACCACATTTCAAATGAGGTTCTTGATAATCGTGTAGTGAAATTGACCTTCAATCTACCAGCTCCTGAGGACACACACGCTCCTACTGCATGAACTCTTCTGCTCTCTGCAGGGCCTCCTTCAGGAAGGCCAtgtaggtggaggtggacggGTCCTCAAAGCCCGCCGAGAAGCTGAACgcagcatcctcctcctccggcttcATGGCCGTCTCGTCCAGGAAGCTGTTGGCGTTGATGTGGTGGACCTGAAAACCAGTTAAAAGACCAGTCACATGGACCTGAAACCATcaccagtaaaaaaaaaaataccagtCCCATGGACCTGAAACCATTACCAGTAAAAAAAAGTCGGAATTCAATCAAGGCAGAATTACACTCATGGATACTTATTGGGTGGGTGATGGAAGTAGCATACTAATAGTAATCTCTGCTAATTAAGTATGCATATATTCAAATCTTACACTGCCAGCGCTACTTACGATGGTACCGTTGGGCAGTGCTACGATCATCTCGACTGGGAAGTTGTACTTTTCGAGGTGCATCTGGGCTTTTTGGCCCAGAACCAGGTTCTGCTCATCAGTCTGTAACATGAATCATATTTGTATAAGAGTCAGCAGAACATTGATGAGCAGGATGGTCTCGGTCCAAGACCTTCGTCAGACTAACCTGTTCAACTTGAACATGAAATGGAAAAGTCACTTCATTTTATTCGTATTATTGGAATATAAATGCAACACTTAAAGCATGTACGTGTGATAGCCATTTTCTAGAAGCAGCCTCGCTGTTGACTGTTGACATCCTGTTAGCACCCTGCTGGCTTTACAGACCTGCATGTGCTCCAGCTCTCTGACCAGAGACCAGCTGCTGATGAAGCTGTGGTTCAGCAGGGCGAGGACGGGCGGGCTCTCCAGGACCGTCTCCCGGAGGGTCCGCCCAGAACCTACCggaagagaaaagaagagagcGGAGGTGAGCCAACAGAAGGCCCTGAGTTGAGGTGAAGCCAACAACGGTCCTCTTTAACCCGGTTCTAGGACTAGCACGTTCCATTTCAactagggggtgggggggtcataTTTCAGAAATGTTAACTGGCATCGTGCTGTCAGATACGTGGTTTACGCGGTACAACTCCACTTCTAACTGGACATGCTACAGTCGCTAAATACCGCGTAATGCGTTGTAATGGACTGCTACTGCCAACAAGGTTAACAATAACTTTCCCTGCTAGAAATGGTATTGCTATGAGTTTCTTTTTCTCTCAGATATTGAGTAGCCTACGAGAGCTGAGAGTGTAGTCACCTCAGCAGGACTGGTCGTCCAGCGCGCCCCAGAGCACGATGGAGTGCACCAGCTTGTGTTCGGCCCCGGCGCGCTCGAACGCCTCCGGGAGGGGCAGGTAGGACACCTGGGAACACAGTCACTTTGTCAGGATCTGCTAGACTCCTTCTTGAAAAGGGGGCAGAAGGGGACCTCCGGGGCTGGTGGTAACGTACCTTCTTGAAGGGGTAGAAGGTGACCCCCAGGTGGCGCTGCGCCTCCTGCTGGCTGACCTCGGCGGTCCAGTGGATGTCCTCGAAGACGAAGTGGATGGGCTCCGGGCCGCGGCTCTCCACCATACGGCCCTCCTCgtccgtgacgaacgggggcgTGGACGGGCCGCTGGACAGGAGCTCCAGCTGTAGACCAACATAGAATAGAATTCATCCACTCGGCCTCCCTTGAGGGGGTCCGATGACGTGAGAGTTCCCGCACATGGTTCAGCTCGGTCCTGCTGGCTGTAAAGAACTATGTAGAAGTAACCCATAGCCTCCCATGTCCAACCACGGAGAGGTTCTCTACGTCAACACAGAGCATGGGATTTGTCCCGCTGTTTGTAGACCTTCCAGAGCGTTAACGCTTCATAGTAACATAATTTGGGTTGCCCTGGTCTCAGATGCTTCTTCTATGCGCATAAAGCATTTTGGACGTCTGGGTTAATGTGTCAAGACGAGGACCTCATTCATAAAATATGTTTTGTGGAACATGGATTGCTTGTTAAGTGGTTTCCTGCAGACGTACCTGAGGCAGGAAGCCAATGTCCACCTCCA encodes the following:
- the si:ch211-15d5.11 gene encoding nuclear receptor coactivator 7 isoform X1, whose protein sequence is MAQSMRRSTTLGTMDPKVQRDTARTGYFGNVKNRLGSKLAASASQELSKSPLGAGPGAGCGPRGAGPGAKCGPLGPEPEAPEARCGATEARPGGGRPFHAEASGAVHHIRNPKLRQYYLQGSSSECQPARQEGPGCKTPHNDTVFSITSQSDVQPAPPSTTSSSSTPAVLPQMGRQAAAVPSPAELRWSGADQGTTPGPEGTPPGGGPSPSPDAEYDKLLDVEAVPMPDGKLCLLTLPPECCQGEGPEAVPYLKLFCRYITDCKGVVSGILLVTSTKLFFDPCKAHPLVVEHGWEEYLLSVSLERLASVSLYSDISHVRFSQSQHRWRGKKSSLRTPPPGVCDSLTSSTTTKQEVEAPALASSGPSGPSSRPSGEDGGSADTSEAGKPPQSGGPPGTHSEGGARDSAGASDPEPKKEEESGWRRLLAAPGSRAPGGPGALMFVRLRTLEKEKTPAGPQRAGGPQPGGDAWLALSQESSEQLFSYLSRWRPETRLLEGEEEERDGDACEEEFVLIEDDEEEHRVAKSDRHAGEDWEMLSIENGGSQPALLRDPEDQQTLPRDPEGLADILEASCILEASHVTELCTELPPRTIGHAWQLTYSTSCHGFSLKSLYRRLRASDSPALIVIKDALDQVFGSFLSHPLRPSDTFYGTGETFLFMLHPRFKCFRWTGENTFFIKGNLDSFAIGGGSGHFGLWLDETLYRGRSQPCYTFNNCCLSEEDDFHVIAMEVWTFN
- the si:ch211-15d5.11 gene encoding nuclear receptor coactivator 7 isoform X2 — encoded protein: MRAGCSVTMGGRGLFQSLYRKYYRKYVYPKTPHNDTVFSITSQSDVQPAPPSTTSSSSTPAVLPQMGRQAAAVPSPAELRWSGADQGTTPGPEGTPPGGGPSPSPDAEYDKLLDVEAVPMPDGKLCLLTLPPECCQGEGPEAVPYLKLFCRYITDCKGVVSGILLVTSTKLFFDPCKAHPLVVEHGWEEYLLSVSLERLASVSLYSDISHVRFSQSQHRWRGKKSSLRTPPPGVCDSLTSSTTTKQEVEAPALASSGPSGPSSRPSGEDGGSADTSEAGKPPQSGGPPGTHSEGGARDSAGASDPEPKKEEESGWRRLLAAPGSRAPGGPGALMFVRLRTLEKEKTPAGPQRAGGPQPGGDAWLALSQESSEQLFSYLSRWRPETRLLEGEEEERDGDACEEEFVLIEDDEEEHRVAKSDRHAGEDWEMLSIENGGSQPALLRDPEDQQTLPRDPEGLADILEASCILEASHVTELCTELPPRTIGHAWQLTYSTSCHGFSLKSLYRRLRASDSPALIVIKDALDQVFGSFLSHPLRPSDTFYGTGETFLFMLHPRFKCFRWTGENTFFIKGNLDSFAIGGGSGHFGLWLDETLYRGRSQPCYTFNNCCLSEEDDFHVIAMEVWTFN